The following are encoded in a window of Panicum virgatum strain AP13 chromosome 5N, P.virgatum_v5, whole genome shotgun sequence genomic DNA:
- the LOC120676923 gene encoding PLASMODESMATA CALLOSE-BINDING PROTEIN 1-like → MGRRAFGRLGLAFVLVALCGGIEQGRAEAAGGATRHRMLTTISVSKPSYPTVTTPMSTSTDPDSAPGIPSPTFPSFAAGDGGGGAGGVGGGGGAGTGTGGGAGAGAGTGGGGGAGGGGGGGGGGGGGGGGTWCVASQSANPTALQVALDYACGYGADCSAIQQGGSCFNPDTVHDHASYAFNSYYQKNPVPTSCDFGGTATITTTDPSSGSCRYPASSGGAQTMMPPPSPTTLPPAVPMTPTPTAPTTPDTSTTTTGTPVYGLSPPDYGSMSPPGYGSTSPPDYNDVGAAATAGQGRAALALLCVLVATISLHTSK, encoded by the exons ATGGGCCGCAGGGCTTTCGGTCGCTTGGGCTTGGCTTTCGTTCTTGTTGCCCTCTGCGGTG GAATAGAGCAGGGGAGAGCAGAGGCTGCCGGTGGAGCGACGCGGCACAGGATGCTAACCACGATCTCGGTGTCGAAGCCGTCCTACCCCACGGTCACCACGCCCATGTCGACCTCCACCGACCCGGACTCGGCGCCGGGCATCCCGTCGCCCACGTTCCCGTCGTTTGCGGCcggggacggcggtggcggtgccggtggcgtcgggggcgggggcggtgccggaaccggaaccggtggtggtgccggagccggagccggaaccggtggcggtggcggtgccggtggcggcggcggcggcggcggcggcggcggcggcggcggtggcgggacgTGGTGCGTGGCGAGCCAGAGCGCGAACCCGACCGCGCTGCAGGTCGCGCTGGACTACGCCTGCGGCTACGGCGCGGACTGCTCGGCGATCCAGCAAGGCGGGAGCTGCTTCAACCCGGACACGGTGCACGACCACGCGTCCTACGCCTTCAACAGCTACTACCAAAAGAACCCCGTCCCCACCAGCTGCGACTTCGGCGGCACGGccaccatcaccaccaccgATCCCA GTTCAGGGTCGTGCCGGTATCCAGCATCAAG cggcggcgctcagaCCATGATGCCCCCGCCGTCCCCGACGACCCTGCCGCCGGCCGTCCCGATGACCCCGACCCCGACGGCGCCGACCACGCCGGACACCAGTACCACGACCACCGGCACCCCCGTCTACGGATTGTCCCCACCCGACTACGGCTCGATGTCCCCTCCAGGCTACGGATCGACGTCTCCCCCGGACTACAAcgacgtcggcgccgccgcgacggcgggGCAGGGTagggcggcgctggcgctcTTGTGCGTCCTGGTCGCGACGATATCTCTGCACACCTCCAAATGA